A stretch of the Acyrthosiphon pisum isolate AL4f chromosome A2, pea_aphid_22Mar2018_4r6ur, whole genome shotgun sequence genome encodes the following:
- the LOC100161251 gene encoding kelch-like protein 2 isoform X1, protein MQNKKQKTESGRCENYAKYEYNKSSYEQTYDVFQSLRQDGLLCDIKLKADDNKIIIAHKVVLASASPYFYAMFTKFSERNHDLVVIRQIDSTALHLLINFIYSGKIMVTKDNVQILLPAANLLRLEEVTETCCEFLHSQLCPTNCIGIYTIADLHSRTKLLTSSELYIQQHFSEVVGGDEFLSLSSEQMVKFISSDKLIVSSEEKVFECVIRWVKHELGSRKCVLLQLMEHVRLPLTSKNYILKKVVEEPLIKNCYECKDYINEAINFHLFNAKLIPRTIRHKPRYGDKVLLDIGGIEPTCTQWYDPKINQWHFGPEIITSRHRACGAVVKNNLVFAVGGMDNGHRVLRSVEVLDLSFESPGWKPSVEMLVERMDFGVGVINNYLYAVGGRNHSHFALDNAEVFDNNTQEWSTICNMSITRSYVGVGVLNNLLYAVGGFNDALLESVDTVECYHPSIDKWIEVAKMCEHRSSAGVGVLDGVLYAVGGFDGNKFLSSVEAYRPSTGIWTPIGDMQFPRQPAGVVALDGLLYVVGGEDECINFNTVECYNPKTNTWTLVASLMNTKKHSRGVVAINRTGFFKAC, encoded by the exons atgcaaaataaaaagcaaaaaaCAGAATCCGGAAGATGTGAAAACTATGCaaaatacgagtataataaatcGTCTTATGAACAGACATATGATGTGTTTCAATCATTACGCCA AGATGGgttattatgtgatattaaactaaaagcagacgataacaaaataataatcgcACATAAAGTAGTCTTAGCATCGGCAAGTCCATATTTCTATGCAATGTTCACAAAATTTTCAGAACGGAATCATGATCTTGTCGTAATTAGACAGATAGATTCAACCGCTTTACATCTGTtgataaactttatttattctGGGAAAATTATGGTCACTAAAGATAATGTGCAG ATTTTACTTCCAGCTGCAAATCTCTTGAGGTTAGAAGAAGTAACAGAGACGTGTTGTGAATTTTTACATTCACAACTGTGTCCCACAAATTGTATCGGTATATACACAATAGCTGATTTACACAGCCGTACGAAATTGTTAACAAGCTcagaattatatattcaacaaCACTTTTC aGAAGTTGTTGGTGGTGATGAATTCCTATCTTTATCATCGGAACAAATGGTTAAATTTATCTCCAGTGATAAACTTATAGTTTCATCTGAAGAAAAA gtATTTGAATGTGTAATTCGTTGGGTAAAACATGAATTGGGTTCAAGAAAATGTGTTTTACTCCAATTAATGGAACACGTTCGTTTACCATTAACATCGaagaattacatattaaaaaaagtagttGAGGAACCTCTTATTAAGAATTGTTATGAAT GTAAAGATTACATAAATGAGGCaatcaattttcatttattcaaTGCAAAGCTTATTCCACGAACCATCCGACATAAGCCTAGATATGGAGATAAA gttTTATTAGATATTGGTGGAATTGAACCTACGTGTACACAGTGGTACGACCCAAAAATAAACCAATGGCATTTTGGACCAGAAATTATTACGAGCCGTCACAGAGCTTGTGGAGcagtagtaaaaaataatttagtgtttgcTGTGGGTGGTATGGATAATGGTCATCGAGTTCTTCGGTCCGTTGAAGTGCTTGATTTATCTTTTGAATCACCCGGTTGGAAACCAAGTGTTGAGATGTTAGTTGAACGAATGGATTTTGGAGTTGGTGTTatcaataattacctatatgct gTCGGTGGACGTAATCATAGTCATTTTGCATTAGATAATGCAGAAGTTTTTGACAACAATACTCAAGAATGGAGTACGATATGTAATATGTCTATTACAAGATCCTACGTTGGGGTTGGAGTTctgaataatcttttatatgcg GTAGGAGGTTTTAATGATGCATTATTGGAAAGTGTAGACACTGTTGAATGTTATCATCCCAGTATTGACAAATGGATAGAAGTCGCAAAAATGTGTGAACATCGCAGTAGTGCTGGTGTAGGAGTTTTAGACGGCGTGCTGTATGCTGTAGGTGGTTTTGATGGAAATAAATTCTTGAGTAGTGTTGAAGCATATAGACCAAGTACAGGTATTTGGACACCTATTGGGGACATGCAGTTTCCTCGACAACCTGCAG gagTAGTTGCATTAGACGGCTTATTGTACGTCGTCGGTGGAGAAGacgaatgtattaattttaatactgtaGAATGTTACAACCCAAAAACTAATACCTGGACCTTAGTCGCATCATTAATGAATACTAAGAAGCATTCAAGAGGAGTAGTAGCCATTAATAGGACTGGATTTTTTAAAGCTTGTTAG
- the LOC100161251 gene encoding kelch-like protein 2 isoform X2 produces the protein MQNKKQKTESGRCENYAKYEYNKSSYEQTYDVFQSLRQDGLLCDIKLKADDNKIIIAHKVVLASASPYFYAMFTKFSERNHDLVVIRQIDSTALHLLINFIYSGKIMVTKDNVQILLPAANLLRLEEVTETCCEFLHSQLCPTNCIGIYTIADLHSRTKLLTSSELYIQQHFSEVVGGDEFLSLSSEQMVKFISSDKLIVSSEEKVFECVIRWVKHELGSRKCVLLQLMEHVRLPLTSKNYILKKVVEEPLIKNCYEYYINEAINFHLFNAKLIPRTIRHKPRYGDKVLLDIGGIEPTCTQWYDPKINQWHFGPEIITSRHRACGAVVKNNLVFAVGGMDNGHRVLRSVEVLDLSFESPGWKPSVEMLVERMDFGVGVINNYLYAVGGRNHSHFALDNAEVFDNNTQEWSTICNMSITRSYVGVGVLNNLLYAVGGFNDALLESVDTVECYHPSIDKWIEVAKMCEHRSSAGVGVLDGVLYAVGGFDGNKFLSSVEAYRPSTGIWTPIGDMQFPRQPAGVVALDGLLYVVGGEDECINFNTVECYNPKTNTWTLVASLMNTKKHSRGVVAINRTGFFKAC, from the exons atgcaaaataaaaagcaaaaaaCAGAATCCGGAAGATGTGAAAACTATGCaaaatacgagtataataaatcGTCTTATGAACAGACATATGATGTGTTTCAATCATTACGCCA AGATGGgttattatgtgatattaaactaaaagcagacgataacaaaataataatcgcACATAAAGTAGTCTTAGCATCGGCAAGTCCATATTTCTATGCAATGTTCACAAAATTTTCAGAACGGAATCATGATCTTGTCGTAATTAGACAGATAGATTCAACCGCTTTACATCTGTtgataaactttatttattctGGGAAAATTATGGTCACTAAAGATAATGTGCAG ATTTTACTTCCAGCTGCAAATCTCTTGAGGTTAGAAGAAGTAACAGAGACGTGTTGTGAATTTTTACATTCACAACTGTGTCCCACAAATTGTATCGGTATATACACAATAGCTGATTTACACAGCCGTACGAAATTGTTAACAAGCTcagaattatatattcaacaaCACTTTTC aGAAGTTGTTGGTGGTGATGAATTCCTATCTTTATCATCGGAACAAATGGTTAAATTTATCTCCAGTGATAAACTTATAGTTTCATCTGAAGAAAAA gtATTTGAATGTGTAATTCGTTGGGTAAAACATGAATTGGGTTCAAGAAAATGTGTTTTACTCCAATTAATGGAACACGTTCGTTTACCATTAACATCGaagaattacatattaaaaaaagtagttGAGGAACCTCTTATTAAGAATTGTTATGAAT ATTACATAAATGAGGCaatcaattttcatttattcaaTGCAAAGCTTATTCCACGAACCATCCGACATAAGCCTAGATATGGAGATAAA gttTTATTAGATATTGGTGGAATTGAACCTACGTGTACACAGTGGTACGACCCAAAAATAAACCAATGGCATTTTGGACCAGAAATTATTACGAGCCGTCACAGAGCTTGTGGAGcagtagtaaaaaataatttagtgtttgcTGTGGGTGGTATGGATAATGGTCATCGAGTTCTTCGGTCCGTTGAAGTGCTTGATTTATCTTTTGAATCACCCGGTTGGAAACCAAGTGTTGAGATGTTAGTTGAACGAATGGATTTTGGAGTTGGTGTTatcaataattacctatatgct gTCGGTGGACGTAATCATAGTCATTTTGCATTAGATAATGCAGAAGTTTTTGACAACAATACTCAAGAATGGAGTACGATATGTAATATGTCTATTACAAGATCCTACGTTGGGGTTGGAGTTctgaataatcttttatatgcg GTAGGAGGTTTTAATGATGCATTATTGGAAAGTGTAGACACTGTTGAATGTTATCATCCCAGTATTGACAAATGGATAGAAGTCGCAAAAATGTGTGAACATCGCAGTAGTGCTGGTGTAGGAGTTTTAGACGGCGTGCTGTATGCTGTAGGTGGTTTTGATGGAAATAAATTCTTGAGTAGTGTTGAAGCATATAGACCAAGTACAGGTATTTGGACACCTATTGGGGACATGCAGTTTCCTCGACAACCTGCAG gagTAGTTGCATTAGACGGCTTATTGTACGTCGTCGGTGGAGAAGacgaatgtattaattttaatactgtaGAATGTTACAACCCAAAAACTAATACCTGGACCTTAGTCGCATCATTAATGAATACTAAGAAGCATTCAAGAGGAGTAGTAGCCATTAATAGGACTGGATTTTTTAAAGCTTGTTAG
- the LOC100575305 gene encoding kelch-like protein 2 — protein sequence MQNKKQKTESGRCENYAKYEYKKSSYEQTYDVFQLLRQDGLLCDIKLKADDNKIIIAHKVVLASASPYFYAMFTKFSEQNHDLVVIRQIDSTALHLLINFIYSGKIVVTKDNVQILLPAANLLQLEEVTEVCCEFLQSQLCPTNCIGIYTIADLHSRTKLLTSSELYIQQHFLEVVGGDEFLSLSSEQVVKLISSDKLIVSSEEKVFESVIRWVKHELGSRKCVLPQLMEHVRLPLTSKNYILNKVVEEPLIKNCYECKKHINEALNFHMFNSELIPINIRHKPRYGDKVLLDIGGIEPKCTEWYDPKMDQWNFGPEIITSRHRSCAALVKDNLVFAVGGMDDERQCLRSVEVLDVSSDSLCWKPSVEMLVERMDFGVGVINNYLYAVGGRNRSHLALDNAEVFNNNTQEWRMICNMSITRSHVGVGVLNNLLFAVGGFNHALWEDTCINIVNTVNTVECYHPSLNKWTEVAKMCEHRSSAGVGVLDGVLYAVGGYDGNKLLNSVEAYRPSTGIWTPIGDMHLPRQCAGVVALDGLLYVVGGEDLSTNLNAVECYNPKTNTWTIVAPLRNTKQHSRGVVAINRTGFFKTC from the exons atgcaaaataaaaagcaaaaaaCAGAATCCGGAAGATGTGAAAACTACGCAAAATACGAGTATAAAAAATCGTCTTATGAACAGACATATGATGTGTTTCAATTATTACGCCA agatgggttattatgtgatattaaactaaaagcagacgataacaaaataataatcgcACATAAAGTAGTTTTAGCATCGGCAAGTCCATATTTCTATGCCATGTTCACAAAATTTTCAGAACAGAATCATGATCTTGTCGTAATTAGACAGATAGATTCAACTGCTTTACATCTGTtgataaactttatttattcgGGAAAAATTGTGGTCACTAAAGATAATGTTCAG ATTTTACTACCAGCTGCAAATCTCTTGCAGTTAGAAGAAGTAACAGAGGTGTGTTGTGAATTTTTACAGTCACAACTGTGTCCCACAAATTGTATCGGTATATACACAATAGCTGATTTACATAGCCGTACAAAATTGTTAACAAGTTcagaattatatattcaacaacacttttt AGAAGTTGTTGGTGGAGATGAATTCCTATCTTTATCATCAGAACAAGTGGTTAAATTGATCTCTAGTGATAAACTTATAGTTTCATCTGAAGAAAAA gtATTTGAAAGTGTAATTCGTTGGGTAAAACATGAATTGGGTTCAAGAAAATGTGTTTTACCCCAATTAATGGAACACGTACGGTTACCATTAACATCGaagaattacatattaaataaagtagttGAGGAACCTCTTATTAAGAATTGTTATGAAT GTAAAAAGCACATAAATGaggcattaaattttcatatgtTCAATTCAGAGCTTATTCCGATAAACATCCGACATAAGCCTAGATATGGAGATAAA GTTTTATTAGATATCGGTGGAATTGAACCTAAGTGTACAGAATGGTACGACCCAAAAATGGACCAATGGAATTTTGGACCAGAAATTATTACAAGCCGTCACAGATCTTGTGCAGCATTAGTGAAAGATAATTTGGTGTTTGCTGTGGGTGGTATGGACGATGAACGACAATGTCTTCGGTCTGTTGAAGTGCTTGATGTATCTTCTGATTCACTCTGTTGGAAGCCAAGTGTTGAGATGTTAGTTGAACGAATGGATTTTGGAGTTGGTGTTatcaataattacctatatgcc GTCGGTGGACGTAATCGTAGTCATTTGGCATTAGATAATGCAGAAGTTTTTAACAACAATACTCAAGAATGGCGTATGATATGTAATATGTCTATTACAAGATCCCACGTTGGGGTTGGAGTCCTGAATAATCTTTTATTTGcg GTAGGAGGTTTTAATCATGCATTATGGGAGGACACTTGTATTAACATTGTAAACACTGTAAACACTGTTGAATGTTATCATCCCAGTCTTAACAAATGGACAGAAGTCGCAAAAATGTGTGAACATCGCAGTAGTGCTGGTGTAGGAGTTTTAGACGGCGTGCTGTATGCTGTGGGAGGTTATGatggaaataaattattgaatagtgTTGAAGCATATAGACCAAGTACAGGTATTTGGACACCTATTGGGGACATGCATTTGCCTCGACAATGTGCAG gaGTAGTTGCATTAGACGGTTTATTGTACGTCGTTGGAGGAGAAGACTTAAGTACTAATTTGAATGCTGTAGAATGTTACAACCCAAAAACTAATACCTGGACCATAGTCGCACCATTAAGGAATACTAAGCAGCATTCAAGAGGAGTAGTAGCCATTAATAGGActggattttttaaaacttgttag